AGCAGCGCCGCGTGGGAGGCGGACATGTCGGCGGCGAGCGGCGCGACCAGACCGGCCGCGGAGATCGTCGCCACGGTCGCGGAACCGGTCGCGAGGCGGATCGCCACCGCGATCAGCCAGCCGAGCAGCAGGGCGGGAATCGCCCAGTTCTCCGACAGGTCGAGGATCATCCGGCCCACGCCGATGTCGATCAGCGTGGTCTTGAAGCCGCCGCCCGCGCCGACGATCAGCAGCACACCGGCGATGGGCGCCAGCGACTTCTCCACCGTGCGGGAGATCCGGTCCTGGGTGAACCCGGCCGCGCGGCCCAGCGTGAACAGCCCGACGAGCACGGCCGCGAGCAGCGCGATCAGCGGCGAGCCGATGATGTCCGTGACCCGCTGGACGCCGTGGGACGGGTCGTCCACGACGATGTCCACGAGCGCCTTGACCATCATCAGCACGACCGGCAGCAGCACGGTGGCGACGGTGACCCCGAACCCGGGCCGCTTCACCGGCCCCGCGTCCTCCGTGGTCCGCTGCGGCAGCATGCCGTCGGGCGCGGGGATGTCCACCCAGCGGGCGGCGTACCGGGAGAACAGCGGCCCCGCGATGATCACGGTCGGTATGGCGACGAGGAGGCCCAGCGCGAGCGTGATGCCCAGGTCCGCGCCGAGCGCGTCGATGGCGACCAGCGGGCCGGGGTGCGGCGGGATCAGACCGTGCATCACGGACAGGCCGGCCAGCGCCGGGATGCCGATCCGCATCAGCGAGTAGTTGCCGCGCTTGGCGACCATCAGCACGACCGGGATCAGCAGCACGATGCCGACCTCGAAGAACAGCGGCAGGCCGATCACGGAGGCGATCAGGACCATCGCCCACGGCATGGCCCGCCCGCTCGCCCGCGCCAGGATCGTGTCCACGATCTGGTCGGCGCCGCCCGAGTCGGCGAGGAGCTTGCCGAGGATCGCGCCGAGCGCGACGAGCACACCCACCCCGGCGACCGTCGAGCCGAGGCCGCCGGTGAACGACGAGAGGGTCTTGTCGAGCGGCGCCCCCGCGAAGACGCCCAGCGCCAGCGAACCGATCGTCAGGGCGAGGAAGGCGTGCAGTTTGAACCGGGTGATGAGGACGACGATGAGGGCGATGCCGGCGAGCACGGCGATGCCCAGCCGGGCGTCGCCCGCCGAGGTGATCGGTTCGGCGGCGTCCGCTGCCAGCATCTCCACGCTGAGTCT
This genomic window from Streptomyces thermolilacinus SPC6 contains:
- a CDS encoding GntP family permease; translation: MTRLSVEMLAADAAEPITSAGDARLGIAVLAGIALIVVLITRFKLHAFLALTIGSLALGVFAGAPLDKTLSSFTGGLGSTVAGVGVLVALGAILGKLLADSGGADQIVDTILARASGRAMPWAMVLIASVIGLPLFFEVGIVLLIPVVLMVAKRGNYSLMRIGIPALAGLSVMHGLIPPHPGPLVAIDALGADLGITLALGLLVAIPTVIIAGPLFSRYAARWVDIPAPDGMLPQRTTEDAGPVKRPGFGVTVATVLLPVVLMMVKALVDIVVDDPSHGVQRVTDIIGSPLIALLAAVLVGLFTLGRAAGFTQDRISRTVEKSLAPIAGVLLIVGAGGGFKTTLIDIGVGRMILDLSENWAIPALLLGWLIAVAIRLATGSATVATISAAGLVAPLAADMSASHAALLVLAIGAGSLFFSHVNDAGFWLVKEYFGMDVGQTVKTWSVMETIISVVGIVFVLLLSLVL